The Actinomycetota bacterium region ATGATGGTCATCCACATCATCGGACGCTTCAGTAACAGCTGCCTCGCAGATATGGGGATCAAACTCTTCACCTACAGGATTTATAACTTTCAATCCTTCTTTTTCAAGGATCTCAATAAGCTTATCGTGTATCATCTTAAGGCCTTTGAAAAATTCATTGTCTTCGTTTCCTGAAGAAACAGCCATATCAATGGCGCTGTTAAAACTATCTATTACCGGAAGAAGTTTTTCAATAAGATCCTTATTGGCTCTTTTTATCAGTTCAATGTGCTCTTTAAGCGTTCTTTTCCTGTAATTTTCATAGTCAGCCTGGATTCTTTTTATTCTGTCCATATGCTCATTTTCAGATTTTTTAAATTTTCCAAGTTCTTCTCTTAAAAGCTCCATTTCCTCAAGAAGCTCTCTGACAATAATATTTTCAGACAAAGACTCATCTTCCATAAGCCTTTTTATAAAATCTCCATTGCCTTTTGATTTCTTTTTTACTTTTTTATCAGCCATATTCCACCTCTTAAAATTCAATTACCTTAAAAAGGTACAGGTTAAAGATAATATTATATAATAAAATCTACTTTATTTTCCACTACTCGTTATATGGATATCCCCTGTTGAGACCATGTCTTCCGTAAAGAAATATCCCTGGCAGTCTGCCGGCGCAAAATGGAAATGAACAGTTATTTTATCCCCGTTATCTGCTGCAACATTAGCGATCTTTACAGCTATCCTTATTGTTTGACCCGGTTCAATGCCTGGAATAATGGAGCCTATTTTTTCAGGTTCAACTATAGATTCTGAAGAACTGGTGGTGCTGGTATCAGAAATAACTGTTCCTGTTGCGGTATACGCCCTGATTACTCTTGTAACAACAGTTGATACTGCAATCCTTTTGCCATCTTTTTCCTGCGTCTGCTTTGTGGTAGTTATAATAGTGGTTGTCTTAACTGACTTGTCATTATTATATGTGATTGTTTCTTCCACATCTCTTGTTCCGGAGACATTTATCCAGTCAGCTATCTGTGTAACCCTTATATCTTCATTTGAATAATAGTTGGTGCCTGTATTTGGATCCCAGATGTAAACAGCCCAAAGGGGATTTAAAGCCATATTGGGATCTGACTCAGGATCAAGAATAAAAAAGTCAAAAACCGGTTGTATATTTACCGGAACATTTCCTGTATTGGTTATCTCATAATACTGTGTATACCACTGTCTTCTTGCAATAACATCGCCCTGTATGTTATCCATCTTTTTTAATGAAATGTAATACCTGGGTGCCGGCAAAGGCAGGATATTGCTGCTTATCAGATTTCCTGCTTTGTCAATGACCCATAATGTATAAAAATAAGCTTTCCCGCTTATTACATTTTCATCTTTAAAATTAGTAACTGAACTATCCGTTATTGTAGCAATAACATCATCGGTCGGATACTGGGGGCTCAGACATGGTTCGTCTACTCTTACTATCTTGTATGAGAGAAATTCTTCATCATTGCTTTTTTCCCAGCTCAGGGCATTGCCGCTGTCTGTTACATACCCCGTCAGGCTTATCGGTTCAGGAGAAAGAGTGTCATTGAGTATAAGGATATTTCTGGTTACGGGAGAACTTGGTTCTTTATTACTGTTAAGACACCACAATGAAATGGAATTCTCTCCTCTTTCAAGCTCAACATTGGCAAAACTGAAGTTTCCGGAAGCATCACTCCGTATGCTGGCTATTATTTTATCATTTATTTTTAAGTAAACATCAGCAGAAGACATACCTTTGCCTGCTATAAAAACCTGTGGTTCATAAGATTTGGTATAATAATACTGACCGATCTCCTTCAGATTAGTCGGATCTTCATATATTTTGAAGTCGAGGGCTTTTCTCACATTTAAAATAAACACAAGTTTTGTAGGCTCGCTTTTATTGCCGGAAGTATTTACAGTATAAACATTAACGGTATTCTGCCCTTCAATCAGCTCAACACCGTCTTCAATGCTGAATTTGCCATAGTTGTCAGTTTTATAAGTTTTTTCTATTGTTTTACCATTTATCTTTAATTCTATTTTTGACTGCGGTTCAGCTTCCCCGGAAATAATAATAAGTTTTTTGTCTGTCTCGGATGCGAATTCCTCATAAAGCTTGTGGGAAGTAATTATGGGAGGACTTACTATCTTTTCGGACAAACTTTCAAGTTCTTTATTTAAATCAAATTCATCGTCACTGTCAGCCTGCTTATTATTTTTGACTGAAACAGTAGTAATATCACCAGGCAGCAATGAGCAGCCGGCAGAGATAACTGCAGGGATAGTGCAAATGAAAATAAAAAATAAAAATATTTTTTTAAATTTTTCCATATTGTTACTCTTGTTTGTATTACACTTTTTATTAAATTCCACTACTTTTTGATATTCTGTTTATAATAAAATACTAAAAGAAAGTTTTGTCAAAAACAATTTTCCAGCTTTTATTCTCCTCCAGAAGATAAATATATTTTTTATAATCTTTTATCTCTCCGTTAACATAAGTAACATTGAACTCACAGACTACTTTTGTAAATTCCCTTTCATAACCCAGATATATCGTATTTTTTATCTCGATATTTTCTATGTCATTCAGAATAATATTGAGCTCATTGATAAATTTTTCCTTACTTATATTGTTTTTGTCCTCTGTCTTTAAAAGATTATCATATACGATATCCGGCCTCTTGCTTTTCAGAGCATCAAGAAAATCAATTACAGTTTTTTCAGGTTCGGTTTTTACAAGATATCCTACTTTGTTTTTTATATTGCCGATACTGCATCCCGAAAGAAAAACCATACAAAAAATCCCCAGCACTACCAGGACTGACAAAAATAAAATATTTTTTTTTATTTCACTTCTACTTATCATTATCCGTCTGCCGGCTGTAGTTAAAGATTTTCCGCTATATATCTTATTATAGCATCAGCAATACATCTGCCTGTTCTCTGCTGAAAATCCCTGTCTGCCAATAGTACAGCCAGATCTTTATTATTCATATTTCCCCCCTCAATATACACCGAAGTCATATTCGTGTCTTTCAGAACAGCATAGCTGGCGCCCGATGATTGAACAGATACGCCCGATATATTTTTTTCAAACTCACTGCATATAAGATCGGCCAGCCTCTTGCCATTTCTGGAAAATGATTTTATACCTTTGAAGTAATAGCATTGGAGGATATTTTCATCTTTATTTTCACCATAGCCGATATTTGTACTTACAAGCAAATCCCCTTTTGCCTTGTTTGCTTTTTTAATTCTCGAAAAGATGCCTTCATAAGGGTTTCCTGCTTTATCTGAAGTAACAGATACCAAAAAACCGTTATTTTTTAATATGTCAGAGCAGATTTCAGATATTTTTGAACAGATATCAATTTTATTTTTAACATTATCTCCCGGTCCGTCTTTCATATCAGAAGGGAAAACTCCGCAGTCAAGTATTATTTTTAAAGGTTTTTTCTGACTGTTTTTTATTTTTTTTAAAATCGGATAGTTTGAACTTTGCTTGTCATCTATGATTCTTTTTAATCCAACAAGATGCTCAAGTGTTTTTCCGCCAAGAATGCCATCCATTTCAAGCTTCATGTTTTTCTGGAATTCCGTCAGAGCCTTGCCTGTGCTTTTATTAAATATTCCATTCTCATTATTTTTAAAAAACCCCAGTGATTTCAGCCAGAACTGCAGGGTTTTTACATCATCCCCTCTGAAAGGAGGCTCTTTCAGATAGAGAAGTCTGTCTCCGATGGAATATCCTGCATCAACAAGCTCCTGCCAGCATTCATCATCAACAATACCCGTAACAGAAATACATCTTTTTTTCTGAAACTCCTTTATGGCTTTTTCAGTTTCGTCACCGAATATCCCATCTATTTCTGTGCGGCCGAGGTCATATCCAAGCAGCCTTAATCTGCTTTGAATGTCTACCGCCTTTAAGCCTTTTGCGCCCTTTTTTATTAATGTCAACTCAAATCCGCCTTTTCATATCTTGCCATTCAAAAAACCTGCAATATATTTTTCTGCAGATGTTGCCGCCAGTGCCCCGTCTGCAACTGCCGTTATAACCTGCCTTAAAGGTGTATCGCGGACATCTCCTGCCGCAAAAATGCCCTCTGCGGAAGTCTGAAGATTTTTATCAGTGATCAGAAAACCATTGGCATCCATGGCAGCCAGCCCGGAAAGAACAGCTGAATTGGGAACTATTCCCACATATTCAAAAACACCGGCAATTTTTATTTTATAAGTGGAATCCGTTTTCTTATTTTTAAGCACCACGTATTCTACTCTGTCTTTACCTTCAAATCTCAGGATTTCGCTGCTTAAAAGAAATTCTATTTTGGTATTTGCAAAAGCTTCTTCCTGAACCTTTTTTGAGGCTCTCAGCTCATCTCTTCTGTGGATAATATAAACTTTTGAAGCAAACTTCGTAAGAAAAACGGCTTCTTCTATGGCAGCATTTCCTCCGCCTATTACCGCAATATCCATATCCCGGTATAAAGCACCGTCACAGGTAGCACAGAAAGAAATGCCTTTGCCTATAAATTCCTCTTCATTCTCTATGCCAAGCTTCCCGGGCCCGGCGCCTGTGGCAACTATTATTGTATTTGTAACAAATCTTTTATCTTCAGACTCACATATATAATGCTTCAGTCCGGCTGTTTTTTTTGTTTTTGATCTGCTTTTTTTCTCGGCAATACTTTTTATTTCACAAAATTCGTTAATGACAATTCCGTATTTTCTTACATGTTCCGTCATTTTCTGCATCAGGTCATAACCTGAAATGTTCTCATAAAAACCCGGATAATTGTCAATATGGTCAGTGGTTATTATCTGACCTCCGACTGAAAATCTGTCGGTTATGGTAAAATCCAGTCCTGCCCTGTAAGCATATACAGCTGCTCCCAGACCTGCAGGTCCTGCCCCGATTATAAGTAGATCTTTTCTGGCTTCCTCCATCTTTCTTCCATCTTTAAATTGAAATATTAATTATTGATTAAATATAAATAGTAATATAAAAAGATTTAAAACAATAGAAAAA contains the following coding sequences:
- a CDS encoding nucleotide exchange factor GrpE; the encoded protein is MADKKVKKKSKGNGDFIKRLMEDESLSENIIVRELLEEMELLREELGKFKKSENEHMDRIKRIQADYENYRKRTLKEHIELIKRANKDLIEKLLPVIDSFNSAIDMAVSSGNEDNEFFKGLKMIHDKLIEILEKEGLKVINPVGEEFDPHICEAAVTEASDDVDDHHVISVLRKGYMLNDFVIRPAVVKVCVK
- the trxB gene encoding thioredoxin-disulfide reductase, which codes for MEEARKDLLIIGAGPAGLGAAVYAYRAGLDFTITDRFSVGGQIITTDHIDNYPGFYENISGYDLMQKMTEHVRKYGIVINEFCEIKSIAEKKSRSKTKKTAGLKHYICESEDKRFVTNTIIVATGAGPGKLGIENEEEFIGKGISFCATCDGALYRDMDIAVIGGGNAAIEEAVFLTKFASKVYIIHRRDELRASKKVQEEAFANTKIEFLLSSEILRFEGKDRVEYVVLKNKKTDSTYKIKIAGVFEYVGIVPNSAVLSGLAAMDANGFLITDKNLQTSAEGIFAAGDVRDTPLRQVITAVADGALAATSAEKYIAGFLNGKI